CCCCCATTTCAACCAATGCCCCATCAGGCTCACCGGATGAAGCTGGTTGGGCGGATCACCCAACGCGAAGTCGAGCACCAGGGCCAGGAGGGCAATCGCGCAACGCCGACGTAGCTCTTCACCAATCATCATGCCAGTCCTCTGCCGGTGCAATCAGGTGACGCAGGGTCTCATCAGCAAACACACGCGCCGGCGTTCCCACGGCTGCCACGCTACCCGCATCCAAAACTATCACCAAATCGGCCCAGCGGCGGGCAAGCGCCAGATCGTGCGTCGCCAGTACGACCGTCTTGCCCTGCGCAGCCAGTCGATCAAATACCTGTACGATCTGTCGGCGTGCCCAGCGATCTAATCCTGATGTTGCCTCATCAACCAGCAGATACTGTGGTCGCATGGCCAATACGCCGGCAAGTGCCACTCGTGCTTTCTGCCCCCCACTCAACGCATGGGTGGGTCGGTCGAGCAGATCGCTCACATCACACAACGCAGCCGCTTCGTGGACGGCGCGCCGGGCTTCGGCAGGGCTAAGACCAAGATTGAGTGGCCCAAAACTGATGTCTTGCCAGACACTGGCACTGAAGAGTTGTTCATCAGGTGATTGCATGACCAGGCCAACATGCCGGCGCAGGTGCCGCAATCCCGAACGTGAGTAGCTGATCGGCGTGTCGCCCAGGCGAATCTGCCCTTCTTGGGGGCGCAAGATGCCGGCGGCCAGCAAGAGCAGCGTACTTTTGCCGGCGCCGTTGCGCCCCAGGACAGCAATCCGCCGACCGGGGTCAATCGAGAGCGATACCCGGTGAAGTGCCGGTGTCGGGTTACCGGTGAAGCGGTACGATACCGCTGCAAACGTCAGCGCTGCTGTCATGACCACCACCTTGCCAGAAAGAGGCTAACGAAGATCAGGATACCGATCAGCCAGAGGGTTTGTTCAGTCCGGTACGATAGTGGTAGTACGCGCACATCGCCATCGAAGCCACGCCCGATCAGAGCTTGTTCGAGCGCCTGACTCCGCTGGTAGGCGATGACAAACAAGCGACTGCCGATCAGCGCTGAACTGCGCAGTGTTGACTGCCACGAGGTATAGCCAAGGCGTGCAGTTTGCGCAGTGACCATCTGTTCAAGAGTGTCGAGGAGCACAAAAATCGCCCGATAACTCAGCATCATAACTTCAACCAGGAGTGCTGGCACGCGCAACCGATGCATCAGCTCGATCAGATCGACGAGCGGTGTCGTTAAGACCAGAAAGTTGAGAGCGGCGGTACACCCCAGTGCCCGACTAAACACCTGGAGCGCGAGAGGGAGCGCTGCGTGATGAAAGCCTATCCACAACGGCCCCAACCGGAGTGCCGCTTCTGATGCTTCAAAACCGACGCTCACCGCGATACCGACAACCGAGAGAACGAGAAAGACGCTCTCGGTTGTCAGTACAGCAATCACGACGTGCAAAGGTATTCGCGCATAGCCGGCCATGATCCCAACCATCCAGACCGTGGCAATCCAACCGACCAGTGGGCGATCCAGCAGCAAGCAAAGCAGGATCGTTGCCAGAGCGATCCCGCTCTTCTGAGCCGGATCAACATTGCGTAGCCGGTTGCTAAACGCATAGCGATCAATCACCCGTAGCATGTCACCGATCCGGGCGTCGCCGGCGGCCATGGTGCCAGCCGAAGAAAAAGCCGATGAAGCCTGCTCCTAACCCGGCCTGCAACGCAAACAAGAGGCTTTCGGTTTCGCTACCCGGTGGCTCGAACAGCGGAGCAAACCATGGTTCGTAGTCGGGATTGATTTCGACAATCGCCACTTCGGC
This genomic window from Chloroflexus aurantiacus J-10-fl contains:
- a CDS encoding energy-coupling factor ABC transporter ATP-binding protein, which gives rise to MTAALTFAAVSYRFTGNPTPALHRVSLSIDPGRRIAVLGRNGAGKSTLLLLAAGILRPQEGQIRLGDTPISYSRSGLRHLRRHVGLVMQSPDEQLFSASVWQDISFGPLNLGLSPAEARRAVHEAAALCDVSDLLDRPTHALSGGQKARVALAGVLAMRPQYLLVDEATSGLDRWARRQIVQVFDRLAAQGKTVVLATHDLALARRWADLVIVLDAGSVAAVGTPARVFADETLRHLIAPAEDWHDDW
- the cbiQ gene encoding cobalt ECF transporter T component CbiQ — its product is MAAGDARIGDMLRVIDRYAFSNRLRNVDPAQKSGIALATILLCLLLDRPLVGWIATVWMVGIMAGYARIPLHVVIAVLTTESVFLVLSVVGIAVSVGFEASEAALRLGPLWIGFHHAALPLALQVFSRALGCTAALNFLVLTTPLVDLIELMHRLRVPALLVEVMMLSYRAIFVLLDTLEQMVTAQTARLGYTSWQSTLRSSALIGSRLFVIAYQRSQALEQALIGRGFDGDVRVLPLSYRTEQTLWLIGILIFVSLFLARWWS
- a CDS encoding energy-coupling factor ABC transporter substrate-binding protein, whose product is MMTPKPLSWPVMIVLSLIVIGLAITPILLIRDTEFGGADAAAEVAIVEINPDYEPWFAPLFEPPGSETESLLFALQAGLGAGFIGFFFGWHHGRRRRPDR